A part of Amycolatopsis camponoti genomic DNA contains:
- a CDS encoding isoniazid inducible protein IniA, whose protein sequence is MTAPAWLEVLNETLDACRTHGRADLAERLRRRRDAPEGQIRLGVLGFPKQGKGYLLNAVLNAPVCAVGDAPTPEVPTEIGYAPEPAATLVGRSLERIPVAVERLTGELGARPAGTLSRVEVGVPRELLSAGLVLVDTPPVGDPRSPRTAAALDLLAEADAVILVSDATAPLSAAELALARHVRTWCPHVVLALTKIDASPGWRAVAERNRGMLAEAGIDAPVLPVSAVVRQAAARAGDAELNARSGFPELLTWIAEQAARPPEQSRALLAAVGVRAAAAELVESLRDRIDAAAQDAGLGQAALLQRAQRRADDLRRQNTRWQNLLSDEVTDLMGDVEYDLRERTRKIVNTIDQTFDEGDPAKVWDEFAPWLDETLAEAVETNYAWLAERAQWTAQAVAACFGAQYDRALPELPLDGSGIEYLDDVRRPKIEKFKIGQQAFTGLRGSYGGVLMFGLVTSLPWLGLPLINPVSISAGAAFAVKTIRDEGGMRLQRRQAVAKQAAQRHVDDVFLRYSKEFRDGIRVVQRRLRDHFTGLAEELADELTRERETIMAGTAERERKTGHIRREIDRLAGLHQRAGELGTIAGRKPRELSA, encoded by the coding sequence GTGACCGCACCGGCTTGGCTCGAAGTGCTCAACGAGACGCTGGACGCGTGCCGCACCCACGGCCGCGCCGATCTCGCCGAGCGCCTCCGCAGACGTCGTGACGCCCCCGAGGGGCAGATCCGCCTCGGCGTGCTCGGATTCCCCAAACAGGGCAAGGGATACCTGCTCAACGCGGTGCTGAACGCGCCCGTGTGCGCGGTCGGCGACGCCCCGACCCCCGAGGTCCCCACCGAAATCGGCTACGCCCCCGAACCCGCCGCCACCCTGGTCGGCCGCTCCCTCGAACGGATTCCCGTCGCGGTCGAACGGCTCACCGGCGAGCTCGGCGCCCGCCCCGCGGGCACGCTCAGCCGCGTCGAGGTCGGCGTGCCGCGTGAGCTCCTCTCCGCCGGGCTCGTCCTGGTGGACACCCCACCGGTCGGTGATCCGCGGTCGCCGCGCACCGCCGCCGCGCTCGACCTGCTCGCCGAAGCGGACGCCGTGATCCTCGTGTCCGACGCGACCGCGCCGCTCAGCGCCGCCGAGCTCGCGCTGGCCCGCCACGTCCGCACCTGGTGCCCGCACGTCGTGCTGGCGCTCACCAAGATCGACGCTTCCCCGGGGTGGCGCGCGGTCGCCGAGCGCAACCGCGGGATGCTCGCCGAGGCGGGGATCGACGCGCCCGTGCTGCCGGTTTCGGCCGTCGTGCGCCAAGCCGCCGCGCGGGCCGGGGACGCCGAGCTCAACGCGCGTTCGGGCTTCCCCGAGCTGCTCACGTGGATCGCCGAGCAGGCCGCGCGGCCGCCGGAGCAGTCCCGCGCGCTGCTCGCCGCCGTCGGCGTGCGCGCCGCGGCCGCGGAGCTCGTGGAGTCGCTGCGCGACCGCATCGACGCGGCGGCCCAGGACGCCGGGCTCGGCCAGGCCGCGCTGCTGCAGCGCGCGCAACGCCGCGCCGACGACCTGCGGCGGCAGAACACCCGGTGGCAGAACCTGCTTTCCGACGAGGTCACCGACCTGATGGGCGACGTCGAGTACGACCTGCGCGAGCGGACGCGCAAGATCGTCAACACCATCGACCAGACCTTCGACGAGGGCGACCCGGCGAAGGTGTGGGACGAGTTCGCGCCGTGGCTGGACGAGACCCTGGCCGAAGCCGTCGAAACGAACTACGCGTGGCTGGCCGAGCGGGCGCAGTGGACCGCCCAGGCGGTCGCGGCGTGCTTCGGCGCCCAGTACGACCGGGCACTGCCGGAACTGCCGCTCGACGGCTCGGGCATCGAGTACCTCGACGACGTCCGGCGCCCGAAGATCGAGAAGTTCAAGATCGGCCAGCAGGCCTTCACGGGCCTGCGCGGCTCGTACGGCGGTGTGCTGATGTTCGGCCTGGTCACCAGCCTGCCCTGGCTGGGCCTGCCGTTGATCAACCCGGTGTCGATCAGCGCCGGCGCGGCGTTCGCCGTGAAGACGATCCGCGACGAGGGCGGGATGCGGCTGCAGCGGCGCCAAGCCGTCGCCAAGCAGGCCGCGCAACGCCACGTCGACGACGTCTTCCTGCGCTACAGCAAGGAGTTCCGCGACGGGATCCGCGTCGTGCAGCGCCGGCTGCGCGACCACTTCACCGGGCTGGCCGAGGAACTCGCGGACGAGCTGACGCGCGAGCGCGAGACGATCATGGCCGGCACGGCCGAGCGCGAGCGCAAGACCGGGCACATCCGCCGGGAGATCGACCGCCTGGCCGGGCTGCACCAGCGCGCGGGCGAGCTCGGCACGATCGCCGGGCGGAAGCCGCGGGAGCTTTCGGCGTGA
- a CDS encoding GTPase, which translates to MTQDVRDLLHAAAGLYRDDPRASALLHDCLNRLEQPLRVGFTGASSSGKTTLAAALGEWPTRALRDLVLLDDPGPADDLPDATVRLVRHLEPDELAAAHSPGGSPFARQSAVNSVLVLARADEVGAGRIDALLTAKQLARRAWREDPLCTGFLGVIAVAGQLAYGGRSLRDDEFDLLAAFAAVPREELERHVLSVDSFTDPAFPGPIPVETRRSLVVRFGMFGVRLALTLIRTGCDDRVKLSAELVRRSGLGELRDTLAGCFVARAEALKARTAIIRLETLLAAQPRPGGDRLVSRVERFAAAAHDFRELRLIADIRGGRTALSGEPAEEAVRLLGAEGTAPADRLNLEPDADPGDIYDAGLDALRRWRHEAERPDKPHAERTAAHVVVRSTEGLLSLFA; encoded by the coding sequence GTGACGCAGGACGTTCGCGACCTGCTGCACGCCGCGGCGGGGCTCTACCGGGACGACCCGCGCGCGTCGGCCCTGCTGCACGACTGCCTGAACCGGCTGGAGCAACCGCTGCGCGTCGGGTTCACCGGGGCGTCGTCGTCGGGGAAGACGACGCTCGCCGCCGCGCTCGGCGAGTGGCCGACGCGCGCGCTGCGCGACCTCGTGCTGCTGGACGACCCCGGCCCGGCCGACGACCTCCCGGACGCGACGGTGCGCCTGGTGCGTCACCTCGAGCCGGACGAGCTGGCGGCGGCCCACTCGCCGGGTGGCTCGCCGTTCGCCCGGCAGAGCGCGGTCAACTCGGTGCTGGTGCTCGCGCGTGCGGACGAGGTCGGCGCGGGCCGGATCGACGCGTTGCTGACCGCGAAGCAGCTGGCGCGCCGGGCCTGGCGCGAAGACCCGCTGTGCACGGGGTTCCTGGGCGTGATCGCCGTCGCGGGCCAGCTGGCCTACGGCGGCCGGTCCCTGCGCGACGACGAGTTCGACCTTCTGGCGGCCTTCGCCGCGGTGCCCCGCGAAGAGCTGGAACGGCACGTGCTTTCGGTGGACTCGTTCACCGACCCGGCGTTCCCCGGCCCGATCCCGGTCGAGACGCGGCGGTCGCTGGTGGTGCGGTTCGGGATGTTCGGCGTCCGCCTGGCGCTGACGCTGATCCGCACCGGTTGCGACGACCGCGTCAAGCTGTCGGCGGAGCTGGTGCGCCGCAGCGGTCTCGGCGAGCTGCGCGACACCCTCGCCGGGTGTTTCGTGGCCCGCGCCGAGGCGTTGAAGGCCCGCACGGCGATCATCCGGCTGGAGACCCTGCTGGCGGCCCAGCCCCGCCCGGGCGGCGATCGCCTGGTGTCCCGGGTGGAGCGCTTCGCGGCGGCCGCGCACGACTTCCGCGAGCTGCGCCTGATCGCCGACATCCGCGGCGGCCGGACGGCGCTGTCCGGCGAGCCGGCGGAGGAGGCGGTCCGGTTGCTGGGCGCGGAGGGCACGGCCCCGGCGGACCGCCTGAACCTGGAACCGGACGCGGACCCGGGCGACATCTACGACGCGGGCCTGGACGCGCTCCGCCGGTGGCGGCACGAGGCGGAACGCCCGGACAAGCCGCACGCGGAGCGGACCGCGGCGCATGTCGTGGTGCGCTCGACCGAGGGGCTGCTGTCGCTGTTCGCCTAG
- a CDS encoding RidA family protein, giving the protein MTVTLVNPPELPEIDVYHQVSIASGTKLVFVAGQVAWETGPDLAAQVEQCYVNVGAALAAAGGSFDDVVKLICYVVDWTPDKMPALLDGIARGSAKLGTTAKPPATLIGVAALDVPEHLVEVEVTAVR; this is encoded by the coding sequence GTGACTGTCACCCTGGTGAATCCCCCGGAGCTGCCCGAGATCGACGTGTACCACCAGGTGTCGATCGCGTCCGGGACGAAGCTGGTGTTCGTCGCCGGGCAGGTCGCCTGGGAGACCGGGCCCGACCTCGCCGCCCAGGTCGAGCAGTGCTACGTCAACGTCGGCGCGGCCCTCGCCGCGGCCGGCGGTTCGTTCGACGACGTCGTGAAACTGATCTGCTACGTCGTCGACTGGACGCCGGACAAGATGCCCGCGCTCCTCGACGGAATCGCCCGGGGCAGCGCGAAGCTGGGAACCACCGCGAAGCCGCCCGCCACCCTGATCGGCGTCGCCGCGCTGGACGTTCCCGAGCACCTCGTCGAGGTCGAAGTCACCGCGGTGCGCTAG